The Rosa rugosa chromosome 3, drRosRugo1.1, whole genome shotgun sequence sequence ATCGTTCACCTATTTCACACTTAAAAAACTTTTTTGTTTGGTATAAATAAAGATTGAAGTAGCACAAGATATATCATACACGTTTAATAATGtgaaactaaaaaaatattaCAGTACTATATATCTTTATATACTTCCTTCAAAAGATGAACCAAAATTGTAACTATGGTAACTAAATAACCAAGTCGATCACTCAACCCCTCGATGTCACTCTTTCACTATTTAGTTCTGCCTTAATTTGGTTGCTTCATATCAAACATTGCATAGCAAGGGAACCTCCTTGTTAATCACCctcacaaaaagaaaaggaaatgaaaaagaagaCCTTTACCTTTCTCGGAGGAGATTGAGTGttttgttgagaatgtgtataaatataactcccacattggaaaaatataactttaattgcttatgggtttataagggtttgggtcactccatccattgccaattggttttggatgtgaacctcagattactttataatggtatcagagcgggttacccacgtgtttggtttcagagatggccacacgtgctcaccgtcacccaatataacttgtccacgtgtatggcttgaaaaatcgccacacgtgcgggggcgtgttgagaatgtgtataaatataactcccacattggaaaaatataactttgcttatgagtttataagggtttgggtcactccatccattgccaattagttttggatgtgaacctcagattactttatcatgttTGACATTCGCAAGTTACACGTGGGCTTTGCACTTTTTCTCAGAAATACTTCCTTCTGTTTGTCGGTGAAGTTAGTCTGATCTCAGCTAGGAAAACGTAAAGAATCATCACCACTTCCCTCATGTGGCTGGACTCCCGGTGGATTGTTTCCTCAAGTAGCTAGGACTTCTCTACTTTCCAATTTGTTTTACAATCACAGCACATTGGATTCCTACTGTAACTAGAAACTttgttttctataaatagggccTCAGGCTCCCCCAATATTGATCATCCACTACAAGCTGAAACAAAACCATACCCGTTTTAAGAGAGAATTTGCCATTATTTGCTTCATATCCAAACAATGTCGATCTTTCGTTGTCCTCTACAAATCATTCTCATTGTTTCGCTCATTAGTTTTCAAACCAGCGTTAATTCGACAACTTTTACATTCACAAACAGGTGCGATTACACTGTTTATCCAGGAACTCTAGCCGGTTCATCCAGCCCTAGACTAGAAAGCACCGGATTCCAGCTCCAACCCGGCGAGTCTCGCTCCCTTCAAGCCCCACCAAGCTGGTCCGGCAGGTTCTGGGGTCGAACCGGTTGCAACTTCGACCCCGTCACCGGCCAGGGCTCCTGCACCACCGCCGACTGCGGCTCCAACCAACTCGAGTGCAACGGCGCCGGTGCAGTCCCTCCCGCCACTCTCGCCGAGTTCACAATCGGCTCGGGTGATGCAAAGGACTTCTACGACGTCAGCCTGGTCGATGGCTTCAACTTGCCTATGCTGGTCGAAACGAGCGGCGGCTCCGGTGACTGTTCTTCAACCGGGTGCGCGGTGAACTTGAATAAGGGATGTCCGAGTGAGCTGCAGTTCGAAGGCGGGGCGGGGTGTAGAAGCGCGTGCGAGGCTTTTCAGACGCCGGAGTACTGCTGCAGCGGCGCGTATGGCTCACCGTCGACATGTAAGCCGTCGGTTTACTCGCAGATGTTTAAGGCGGCGTGTCCGACGGCGTATAGCTATGCGTACGATGATGGCACGAGTACGTTCACGTGTAGTGGAGCTGATTACATCATAACATTCTGCCCCTCATCTACAACAAGTCTTAAATCTTCAACACCAACAACTTCAACACTTCCAACATCACCAACAACGACACCGCCCACGCCAACAACGACGGTAACACCGCCGATGCCGACACAAACAGCACCATCAGTATCACCTCCAACAATGACACCGCCAAGGCCAACGACGACGGTAACACCACCACCGCCA is a genomic window containing:
- the LOC133735226 gene encoding thaumatin-like protein 1 — protein: MSIFRCPLQIILIVSLISFQTSVNSTTFTFTNRCDYTVYPGTLAGSSSPRLESTGFQLQPGESRSLQAPPSWSGRFWGRTGCNFDPVTGQGSCTTADCGSNQLECNGAGAVPPATLAEFTIGSGDAKDFYDVSLVDGFNLPMLVETSGGSGDCSSTGCAVNLNKGCPSELQFEGGAGCRSACEAFQTPEYCCSGAYGSPSTCKPSVYSQMFKAACPTAYSYAYDDGTSTFTCSGADYIITFCPSSTTSLKSSTPTTSTLPTSPTTTPPTPTTTVTPPMPTQTAPSVSPPTMTPPRPTTTVTPPPPTGTTATPTRATDGTGGGYVMDYFGSSPSFSGDASKTLASIAMAASSVLFYFLLV